Proteins encoded within one genomic window of Empedobacter falsenii:
- a CDS encoding efflux RND transporter permease subunit produces MFDKFIRRPVLSIVISLIIVFLGILSLVKLPVTQFPSISPPKVNITAEYPGANNELLIKSVVIPLERALNGVPGMKYITSDAGNDGEASIQVIFDLGTDPNIAAVNVQNRVSSVVNKLPPLVVREGVKITREESNMLMYINLYSNDPKADQQFLYNYADINILSELKRINGVGDADILGNREYAMRVWLKPDRMQAYNISADDVMKALDEQSIEASPGKTGESSGKRSEAFEYVLKYSGRYNTKEQYGNIILRANPDGEILRLKDVANIEFGSSMYDIYSTLNGKPSAAIVIKQSYGSNASEVIKNIKALMADLKENNLPKGMDYEISYDVSKFLDASMEKVVHTLFEAFVLVGIVVFLFLGDWRSTLIPALAVPVSLIGTFALMSFFGITLNLISLFALVMAIGVVVDDAIVVIEAVHAKMEEKNLSPLRATEEAMREISGAIIAITFVMAAVFIPVAFMSGPVGIFYRQFSITMATSIILSGIVALTLTPALCAMILKNNHDQPRKKTMLNKFLLKFNNLFNKGSFKYEKVLTKTVNKRTVTFGILLAFCAGVFFLNNSLPSGFIPNEDQGMFYAIIQTPPGSTLERTNEVSQKLQKIAEGIDGVSSVSSLAGYEILTEGTGANSGTCLINLKSWDERSKSAEEIIKELEEKAGNINGANIEYFQPPSVPGYGAAGGFELRLLDKAGSGDYHKMEEVSRDFVKELTRRPELSSVFTFYSASFPQYVLKIDNDIAEQKGVSIENAMDNLSTLVGSNYETSFIKFDRPYKVMVQASPEYRALPEDLLKLYVKNDQGEMVPYSAFMKIEKVYGLSEITRHNMYNAAEISGTPAPGYSSGQAIAAINEVAKNTLPRGFGIDWAGISKDEVSRGNEAVIIFAICLIFVYMILAAQYESFILPLPVIISLPTGIFGAFFFLKLLGLENNIYAQVAMVMLIGLLGKNAVLIIEFAVQKHNEGLSIVKSAIEGAGVRFRPILMTSFAFIAGLIPLVIASGPGAVGNRTIGTAAAGGMLFGTIFGLFIVPGLYVAFGALADKMQLVKYEDENPLTEEITEDE; encoded by the coding sequence ATGTTTGATAAATTTATTCGAAGACCCGTTCTTTCGATTGTCATTTCGTTGATTATAGTTTTTTTAGGAATTCTATCATTAGTCAAATTACCTGTAACGCAATTCCCATCAATTTCGCCTCCAAAGGTGAATATTACAGCGGAATATCCCGGTGCGAATAACGAATTATTGATCAAGTCGGTTGTAATTCCATTAGAACGTGCGCTAAATGGTGTTCCTGGAATGAAATATATTACATCTGATGCTGGTAATGACGGTGAAGCGTCTATTCAAGTGATATTTGATTTAGGAACTGATCCCAATATTGCAGCTGTAAATGTGCAAAACCGAGTTTCTTCAGTTGTAAATAAACTTCCGCCTTTGGTAGTTCGCGAAGGTGTGAAAATCACACGCGAAGAATCAAACATGTTGATGTACATTAACTTGTACAGTAATGATCCAAAAGCTGATCAACAATTTTTATATAATTATGCAGATATCAATATTTTATCTGAGTTAAAACGTATTAATGGAGTTGGAGATGCAGATATTTTAGGAAACAGAGAATATGCGATGCGTGTATGGTTGAAACCAGATCGTATGCAAGCGTATAATATTTCTGCGGATGATGTGATGAAAGCATTGGATGAACAAAGTATTGAAGCTTCGCCTGGTAAAACTGGAGAAAGTTCTGGAAAACGTTCAGAAGCTTTTGAATATGTGTTAAAATATTCAGGTCGATATAACACAAAAGAACAATATGGAAATATCATTTTAAGAGCAAATCCTGATGGAGAAATATTGCGTTTAAAAGATGTTGCTAATATAGAATTCGGAAGTTCGATGTATGACATTTACTCAACATTGAACGGAAAACCTTCTGCCGCAATTGTGATAAAACAATCGTATGGAAGTAATGCCAGTGAAGTCATCAAAAACATCAAAGCATTAATGGCAGATTTGAAAGAAAATAATTTGCCAAAAGGAATGGATTACGAGATTTCATATGACGTTTCGAAATTCTTAGATGCTTCGATGGAAAAAGTGGTACACACACTTTTTGAAGCTTTCGTTTTAGTTGGTATTGTGGTGTTTTTATTCTTAGGAGATTGGCGTTCTACATTGATTCCTGCGTTGGCTGTTCCTGTTTCTTTGATCGGAACTTTTGCGTTGATGAGTTTCTTTGGAATTACATTAAACTTGATTTCCCTTTTTGCTTTAGTTATGGCGATTGGAGTTGTCGTCGATGATGCGATTGTGGTGATAGAGGCTGTCCATGCCAAGATGGAAGAGAAAAATCTCTCGCCTTTACGTGCGACGGAAGAAGCAATGCGCGAAATTAGTGGAGCAATTATCGCAATTACATTTGTAATGGCAGCTGTGTTTATTCCAGTTGCGTTTATGTCTGGACCTGTTGGTATTTTTTATCGTCAATTTTCGATTACGATGGCGACATCAATTATTTTATCAGGGATTGTAGCCTTAACGCTTACACCAGCTTTGTGTGCAATGATTTTGAAAAATAATCATGATCAACCAAGAAAGAAAACAATGTTAAATAAATTTTTGTTGAAGTTTAATAATTTGTTTAACAAAGGATCTTTTAAATATGAAAAAGTTTTAACTAAAACAGTTAACAAGCGAACTGTTACGTTCGGAATTTTACTAGCATTTTGTGCTGGAGTTTTCTTCTTGAATAATAGTTTGCCTTCTGGATTTATTCCAAACGAAGATCAAGGAATGTTTTATGCGATTATTCAAACACCTCCAGGTTCTACGTTAGAAAGAACAAATGAAGTTTCTCAAAAATTACAAAAAATAGCAGAAGGAATTGATGGCGTTTCATCAGTTTCGTCATTGGCAGGTTATGAGATTTTGACAGAAGGTACAGGAGCAAACTCTGGAACTTGTTTGATTAACTTGAAAAGTTGGGACGAACGTTCTAAATCTGCTGAAGAAATCATCAAAGAATTAGAAGAAAAAGCTGGAAATATTAATGGTGCGAATATCGAATATTTTCAACCACCATCTGTTCCTGGATATGGTGCTGCAGGAGGTTTCGAATTGAGATTGTTGGATAAAGCAGGTAGTGGAGATTATCATAAAATGGAAGAAGTGAGCCGTGATTTTGTAAAAGAATTAACTCGTCGTCCAGAATTGAGTTCTGTATTTACATTTTATAGTGCTTCGTTTCCTCAATATGTCTTGAAAATTGACAATGATATTGCCGAACAAAAAGGAGTTTCGATCGAAAATGCGATGGATAATTTATCAACATTAGTTGGTTCTAATTACGAAACAAGTTTCATCAAATTTGACCGACCTTATAAAGTGATGGTACAAGCTTCGCCAGAATATCGTGCGCTACCAGAAGATTTATTGAAATTATATGTGAAAAATGATCAAGGTGAAATGGTTCCGTATTCAGCTTTCATGAAAATTGAAAAAGTGTATGGATTATCAGAAATTACGCGTCACAATATGTATAATGCAGCAGAAATTAGTGGTACGCCAGCTCCTGGTTATAGTAGTGGACAAGCGATAGCAGCGATTAATGAAGTAGCTAAAAATACATTGCCTCGTGGTTTTGGAATTGATTGGGCAGGAATTTCGAAAGATGAGGTTTCTCGTGGAAATGAAGCGGTGATTATTTTCGCCATTTGTTTAATTTTCGTTTATATGATTTTAGCAGCTCAATACGAAAGTTTCATTTTGCCTTTACCTGTTATCATTTCATTACCAACAGGGATTTTCGGAGCATTTTTCTTCTTGAAATTATTAGGATTAGAAAATAATATTTATGCACAAGTTGCAATGGTGATGTTGATTGGACTTCTCGGTAAAAATGCGGTGTTGATTATTGAGTTTGCTGTGCAGAAACATAACGAAGGTTTATCAATTGTAAAATCAGCGATTGAAGGTGCAGGTGTTCGTTTCCGTCCAATTTTGATGACATCATTTGCGTTTATTGCAGGTCTTATTCCGTTGGTTATTGCTTCTGGTCCGGGAGCAGTAGGAAATAGAACAATTGGTACTGCTGCTGCGGGCGGAATGTTGTTCGGAACTATTTTCGGGTTGTTTATTGTGCCCGGTTTATATGTTGCGTTTGGCGCCTTGGCGGATAAAATGCAATTGGTGAAATACGAAGATGAGAATCCTTTAACAGAAGAAATCACGGAAGATGAATAA
- a CDS encoding TolC family protein — MNKNSLKNIIAISLFGTMIWSCKAPAVSKEIENHQAPKIPEAYENVQNDDAPSSGLTPWKQFFTDPNLVVLIEEALKNNQELMITLQEIEISKNEVLYKNGKLSPTVAATAGVGVEKVGRYTSQGAGDASTEIKPGKEMPDPLMDYAIGLSADWEVDIWKKLRNSKDASIARYLSTVEGKNFVLTNLISEIASSYYELLSLDGQLDLIHRNIELQKESLRVVKIQKEAARETELAVKKFEAELLKSESEEFNIKQDITETENRINALLGRYPQTIKRDGSSFMDLIPQTMHAGIPSELLSNRPDIKQAELELKASALDVKVARAEFYPSLNISAALGLNAFKPSYLVKMPESILYSLAGELAAPLINKSAIKAEFNTANAHQIQALYEYDKTILNAYLEVSNQMSKINNLEQSYSYKDKQAKALVESIDIANQLFKNNRADYLEVLTTQRDLLDARMELIETKEKQLSTVVAIYKSLGGGWK, encoded by the coding sequence ATGAATAAAAATAGTTTAAAAAATATAATTGCAATAAGTCTTTTTGGAACAATGATTTGGAGCTGTAAAGCTCCTGCGGTAAGCAAAGAGATAGAAAATCATCAAGCACCAAAAATTCCAGAAGCTTATGAAAATGTGCAAAATGATGATGCACCAAGTTCTGGATTAACGCCTTGGAAGCAATTTTTTACTGATCCAAATTTGGTTGTTTTGATTGAAGAAGCGTTAAAAAATAACCAAGAATTGATGATCACACTTCAAGAAATTGAGATTTCTAAAAATGAAGTGTTGTACAAAAACGGAAAATTATCTCCTACGGTAGCTGCAACTGCTGGAGTTGGTGTGGAGAAAGTTGGTCGTTACACAAGTCAAGGTGCTGGTGATGCCTCGACTGAGATAAAACCTGGGAAAGAAATGCCTGATCCTTTGATGGATTATGCGATTGGGTTGAGTGCTGATTGGGAAGTTGATATTTGGAAAAAATTACGTAATTCGAAAGACGCTTCGATTGCGCGATATTTATCAACGGTGGAAGGAAAGAATTTTGTTTTGACAAATTTGATTTCTGAAATCGCTTCGTCTTATTATGAATTATTGTCTTTGGACGGCCAATTAGATTTAATTCATCGAAATATTGAGTTGCAAAAAGAATCACTGCGTGTGGTGAAAATTCAGAAAGAAGCAGCGCGTGAAACTGAATTAGCGGTGAAAAAATTTGAAGCAGAATTATTAAAATCTGAAAGTGAAGAGTTTAATATTAAACAAGATATTACAGAAACTGAGAATAGAATTAATGCATTATTGGGAAGATATCCGCAAACGATAAAACGTGATGGTTCTTCATTTATGGATTTGATTCCGCAAACAATGCATGCAGGAATTCCGTCTGAATTATTATCGAATCGTCCTGATATCAAGCAAGCAGAACTAGAATTGAAAGCTTCTGCATTGGATGTAAAAGTGGCTCGTGCAGAGTTTTATCCGTCACTTAATATTTCTGCGGCTTTAGGATTAAATGCTTTCAAACCTTCTTATTTGGTAAAAATGCCAGAGTCAATTCTATACTCATTGGCAGGAGAATTAGCTGCGCCTTTAATTAATAAAAGTGCGATAAAAGCGGAGTTTAATACAGCAAATGCTCATCAAATACAAGCGTTGTACGAATATGATAAAACAATTTTAAATGCTTATTTAGAAGTGTCAAATCAAATGTCGAAGATTAATAATTTAGAACAAAGTTATTCTTACAAAGACAAACAAGCGAAAGCACTTGTAGAATCTATTGATATTGCGAATCAGTTGTTCAAAAATAATCGAGCAGATTATTTAGAAGTGTTAACAACTCAACGTGATTTATTGGATGCAAGAATGGAATTAATCGAAACAAAAGAAAAACAATTAAGTACAGTTGTCGCTATTTACAAAAGTTTAGGCGGAGGCTGGAAGTAG
- a CDS encoding HU domain-containing protein, with protein sequence MRLEEHISQLLFQHDCVIVPNFGAFISNTANVAFDEQTNTFIPPRKELSFNTTLTKSDGVLVNKIVEDEPMSFENAQTFLNEQVYFWQEHLKNGKVLTLQYIGSLQFNDAGKIDFKPENAQNYFIAAYGLSNLQANYILDSSKTKTSNKHMSKFLAAASLIPIIVGGFLYFNTPQPVQEFVTEQWSGLVLPMIGKDDATKTEKPTVQYDVYNMPQTIAEPSLVEYQIAETVTKTDTIETPKKVEITVVKETKLNETEKEITAIVKEKPSTKEVVKTETKKLTKVEAPKTAEKKVEDKKEVATKTTSKSNNKKYQVIAASLKRQEDADRLVGELKKQGYKDAGVSYVKGRYYYVTYSSFNNIEDAQKYMNDVNKKSPGTWVRTEN encoded by the coding sequence ATGAGGTTAGAAGAGCATATTAGTCAATTATTATTTCAGCACGATTGTGTAATCGTTCCAAACTTTGGTGCGTTTATCTCAAACACTGCTAATGTGGCGTTTGACGAGCAAACAAACACATTTATTCCGCCAAGAAAAGAGCTTTCTTTCAATACAACTTTAACAAAAAGTGATGGTGTTTTGGTGAATAAAATTGTAGAAGATGAGCCAATGTCTTTTGAAAATGCGCAAACATTTTTGAATGAACAAGTTTATTTTTGGCAAGAACATTTGAAAAATGGAAAAGTTTTAACCTTACAATATATCGGATCATTACAATTTAATGACGCTGGAAAAATTGACTTCAAACCAGAAAATGCTCAAAATTATTTCATCGCCGCTTATGGTCTTTCAAATTTACAAGCCAATTACATTTTAGATTCGTCTAAAACTAAAACCTCTAACAAACACATGTCAAAATTTTTAGCCGCAGCCTCATTAATTCCCATTATTGTTGGTGGCTTCCTATATTTTAATACGCCGCAACCCGTGCAAGAATTCGTAACGGAGCAATGGAGCGGTTTGGTTTTGCCAATGATTGGTAAAGATGATGCAACCAAAACTGAAAAACCTACAGTGCAATACGATGTGTATAATATGCCACAAACGATTGCTGAACCTTCTTTGGTTGAATATCAAATTGCCGAAACCGTAACGAAAACAGATACAATTGAAACGCCTAAAAAAGTTGAAATTACAGTTGTAAAGGAAACGAAACTGAATGAAACTGAAAAGGAGATTACGGCAATTGTAAAGGAAAAACCTTCGACAAAAGAAGTTGTAAAAACAGAAACAAAAAAATTAACGAAAGTTGAAGCTCCTAAAACAGCTGAAAAGAAAGTTGAGGACAAAAAAGAAGTTGCAACTAAAACAACTTCAAAATCTAACAATAAAAAATATCAAGTAATTGCGGCTTCGCTAAAACGTCAAGAAGATGCTGATCGTTTGGTTGGAGAATTGAAAAAACAAGGTTACAAAGATGCAGGAGTTTCTTATGTAAAAGGTCGCTATTATTATGTTACATATAGCAGCTTCAATAACATAGAAGACGCGCAAAAATATATGAATGATGTAAATAAAAAGTCTCCTGGAACTTGGGTTAGAACTGAAAATTAA
- the dprA gene encoding DNA-processing protein DprA — protein MQTDLPYILALSFQKGIGDITARKIIQFFGSAEAAWNCKPKDLMQISGIGQQISKDFGNKKWLDLAFNEIEYCKNNQINILTFYDEAYPQLLKECIDAPLVIFCKGNLEFNQFNNKKISIVGTRKMTNYGRNFITELIEGLADFDVTIVSGLAYGCDIEAHTNALKDNVATWSVMGTNFERIYPAAHKKVAVEMLQKGGWITEQPSFKAVVPEAFLQRNRIIAGLSDITIVVESAFKGGSLVTAKFANEYNREVFALPGKSTDALSIGCNYLIKSHQAYLVENSKDIIDYFNFNSKKKPKQIDLFIEFSDDENLIVNYLKTNGKQHIDKMSFDLNLKSYELMPTLLDLELKQIISTLPGKFYDLL, from the coding sequence ATGCAAACCGATTTACCATATATTTTAGCACTTTCTTTTCAGAAAGGAATTGGCGATATAACAGCTCGAAAAATTATTCAATTTTTTGGTTCGGCAGAGGCTGCTTGGAATTGTAAACCAAAAGATTTGATGCAAATTTCGGGAATTGGACAGCAAATAAGCAAAGATTTTGGAAATAAAAAATGGTTAGATTTAGCTTTTAACGAAATAGAATATTGTAAAAATAATCAAATCAATATTTTAACTTTTTATGATGAAGCTTATCCACAATTGTTAAAAGAATGTATTGATGCACCTTTGGTGATTTTTTGTAAAGGAAATTTAGAATTTAATCAATTCAATAACAAAAAGATTTCGATTGTTGGCACACGAAAAATGACCAATTATGGACGAAATTTTATTACTGAATTAATCGAAGGTTTAGCAGATTTTGATGTTACGATTGTAAGCGGATTAGCGTATGGTTGCGATATCGAAGCGCATACAAATGCGCTCAAAGATAATGTGGCGACGTGGTCGGTAATGGGAACAAATTTTGAACGAATTTATCCTGCTGCTCACAAAAAAGTTGCAGTTGAGATGTTACAAAAAGGTGGTTGGATTACAGAACAACCAAGTTTTAAAGCTGTCGTTCCAGAAGCTTTTTTGCAACGAAATCGGATTATTGCAGGCTTATCGGATATTACAATTGTGGTAGAATCTGCTTTTAAAGGAGGAAGTTTGGTGACCGCAAAGTTTGCAAATGAATATAATCGTGAAGTGTTTGCTTTGCCAGGAAAATCAACCGATGCGTTGAGTATTGGGTGTAATTATTTGATAAAATCTCATCAAGCTTATTTGGTCGAAAATTCGAAAGATATTATTGACTATTTTAATTTCAATTCGAAGAAGAAACCAAAGCAAATAGATTTGTTTATTGAGTTTTCTGATGATGAAAATTTAATTGTAAATTATCTCAAAACCAACGGAAAACAACATATTGATAAAATGTCTTTTGACTTAAATTTGAAATCCTACGAATTGATGCCAACCTTATTAGATTTGGAATTAAAGCAAATAATTTCGACGCTTCCAGGCAAATTTTATGATTTATTGTAA
- the porZ gene encoding type IX secretion system anionic LPS delivery protein PorZ — translation MIFTSLNAQNDKVRWADLFSYNNVKLLEEVNGVIYCGTENGIFLFNPQNPTSDWIKLNKTNFLNNVGVSAMAYDKDSDSFLVGYENGGLDLLKSGESTMVLDIKWNGFSGDKKVNHIFINDGIAFISGAFGIVSYDLKEEEFKETTRTNTAVVNDAAILNNKLYIATSNGIYSSELTSKKLNNPNINSWIQPTFNQNVTNIELFENQIYYSINNELKTLNGSSVGSYNTILNLKSSNGQLIVTQNNQVSILNGLDYPIIDEDGNEINFNSGIFINNIYFGGSVNHGIINLSNHKEYYPDGPFTNKAWSVTTKNGKVWIAPGGTESYSNVLENNDGFFYYDTKKWNNFRSKDIFDIRDVLRIAPHPDKDKNTFIVSSFNKYGRDKNGRTDLLEFDVDLIPKKIINDQFPSSRISGLAYDKLGNLHIGASYPDGKSPDYQSVYYVERNANGTWKSYDVDKTSPIVALSPDFSDVYTYYASGRQGGGVTVLDKKYEIVTTMTTSNKLPINNVLTVANDKSNNLWIGTEQGLVVLYGADNAVSSNNIVAEPIVIIQDGIPEALLTDVGIYAIKVDNANNKWIATNGAGVYYVSDSGESTKLHFTSKNSPLPSDIVYDVSIDESTGKVFFATEKGVVSYNGDVSTEANNFNNAIAYPNPYRPEYKGNVTIKNLPNRALVKITDIVGNLLFEKKAEGGIVEWNTNNVKGKPVASGIYLVLMTNADGTETKTLKIAVVR, via the coding sequence ATGATTTTCACAAGTTTAAACGCTCAAAATGATAAAGTGCGTTGGGCTGATCTTTTTTCTTACAATAATGTGAAATTGTTGGAAGAAGTAAATGGTGTGATTTATTGTGGAACTGAAAACGGAATTTTCTTGTTCAATCCTCAAAATCCAACAAGTGATTGGATTAAGCTAAATAAAACCAATTTCTTGAACAATGTTGGGGTTTCTGCAATGGCTTATGACAAAGATTCTGATTCGTTTTTAGTTGGTTATGAAAATGGAGGTTTAGATTTGCTGAAATCTGGAGAATCGACAATGGTTTTGGATATCAAATGGAATGGTTTTTCGGGAGATAAAAAAGTCAATCATATTTTTATAAACGATGGAATTGCGTTTATTTCTGGAGCTTTTGGAATTGTTTCTTATGATCTAAAAGAGGAAGAATTTAAAGAAACAACGCGCACAAATACAGCTGTAGTAAATGATGCAGCAATTTTGAATAATAAACTATATATCGCAACTTCAAACGGAATTTATTCAAGTGAATTAACTTCAAAGAAATTAAATAATCCAAATATTAATTCGTGGATACAGCCAACATTTAATCAAAATGTTACCAATATAGAATTGTTTGAAAATCAGATTTATTATTCGATAAACAATGAATTGAAAACTTTAAATGGCTCTTCAGTGGGTTCTTATAATACAATTCTTAATTTAAAATCATCTAATGGACAATTAATTGTTACTCAAAACAATCAAGTTTCTATTTTGAATGGACTAGATTATCCTATAATTGATGAAGATGGAAATGAAATAAATTTCAATTCTGGAATTTTTATTAACAATATTTATTTTGGAGGATCTGTAAATCATGGAATTATTAATTTATCTAATCATAAAGAATATTATCCTGATGGACCTTTTACCAATAAAGCTTGGTCTGTAACGACAAAAAATGGAAAAGTTTGGATTGCACCTGGAGGAACAGAAAGTTATTCAAACGTATTAGAAAATAATGATGGATTTTTTTATTATGACACTAAAAAATGGAATAACTTTCGTTCAAAAGATATTTTTGATATTCGAGATGTTTTAAGAATCGCTCCTCATCCAGATAAAGATAAAAATACATTTATAGTTTCATCATTTAATAAATATGGACGTGATAAAAATGGAAGAACTGATTTATTAGAATTTGATGTAGATTTAATACCTAAGAAAATTATTAACGATCAGTTTCCAAGTTCTAGAATTTCGGGCTTGGCTTATGATAAGTTAGGAAATTTACATATTGGAGCTTCATATCCTGATGGTAAATCGCCTGATTATCAGTCTGTATATTATGTAGAGAGAAATGCAAATGGTACTTGGAAAAGTTATGATGTTGATAAAACGTCTCCAATAGTAGCACTTTCTCCTGATTTTTCTGATGTTTATACCTATTATGCAAGTGGTAGACAAGGAGGTGGGGTTACAGTTTTAGACAAAAAATATGAAATTGTAACAACAATGACAACTTCAAATAAGCTACCAATTAATAATGTTCTGACTGTTGCAAATGACAAATCAAATAATTTATGGATTGGGACAGAACAAGGTTTAGTCGTTTTGTACGGAGCTGATAATGCTGTAAGTTCTAATAATATTGTCGCAGAACCAATTGTGATTATTCAAGATGGAATTCCGGAAGCTCTGTTAACAGATGTTGGGATTTATGCGATAAAAGTGGATAATGCAAACAATAAATGGATTGCTACAAATGGAGCGGGCGTTTATTATGTTTCGGATAGTGGAGAGTCGACGAAATTGCATTTTACTTCTAAGAACTCACCTTTACCTTCGGATATTGTGTACGATGTTTCCATAGACGAATCGACAGGAAAAGTATTTTTTGCAACAGAAAAAGGTGTGGTTTCGTATAATGGAGATGTGTCGACAGAAGCGAATAATTTTAACAATGCAATTGCGTATCCAAATCCTTATCGACCAGAATATAAAGGGAATGTTACGATAAAAAATCTTCCAAATCGTGCGTTGGTTAAGATTACAGATATTGTTGGAAATTTACTTTTTGAGAAAAAAGCCGAAGGAGGAATTGTAGAATGGAATACAAATAATGTAAAAGGAAAGCCCGTAGCTTCTGGGATTTACTTAGTTTTGATGACAAATGCAGATGGTACAGAAACCAAAACATTGAAAATTGCAGTTGTCCGTTAA
- the recO gene encoding DNA repair protein RecO, producing the protein MKILETKAIVLSSLKYGDTSLIIRCYTQDFGLKSFIAKGVFSKKKRNTSLYFPLAEIDLSLQPKSNEQQLVFLKSAQTSHYYESLHFHPIKSAIVFFLAEILNLVLKEESDNPELYFYIEHSLKEFDQKKDDFADFHLIFLIQLSHFLGFYPNLEIDGNLFDLENGFFTNSNSSINMLKADETVLFKKLLELHFSEDSKNTFNQSQRSLLLEILVKYYQIHTNNFKKPKSLQVLHELFS; encoded by the coding sequence ATGAAAATTTTAGAAACCAAAGCCATTGTACTTTCGAGCTTAAAATATGGTGACACGAGTTTAATTATACGTTGTTATACACAAGATTTTGGCTTAAAATCATTTATAGCAAAAGGAGTTTTCTCCAAAAAAAAGCGAAATACTTCGTTGTATTTTCCGCTAGCAGAAATAGATTTGAGCTTACAACCGAAATCAAATGAACAACAATTGGTTTTCTTAAAATCAGCACAAACATCACATTATTATGAATCGTTGCATTTTCATCCTATCAAATCTGCGATTGTTTTTTTCTTGGCTGAGATTCTGAACTTAGTTTTAAAAGAAGAATCAGATAATCCTGAATTATATTTTTACATCGAACATTCGCTAAAAGAATTTGATCAAAAGAAAGACGATTTTGCAGATTTTCATTTGATTTTTTTGATTCAATTATCTCATTTTCTTGGTTTTTATCCAAACTTAGAAATTGACGGAAATCTATTCGATTTAGAAAATGGTTTTTTTACCAATTCAAATTCATCCATCAATATGTTGAAAGCAGATGAAACTGTTTTGTTCAAAAAATTGTTAGAATTACATTTTTCCGAAGATTCAAAAAATACATTCAATCAATCACAACGTTCTCTCTTACTCGAAATTCTAGTGAAGTATTATCAAATTCACACCAATAATTTCAAAAAGCCTAAATCATTACAAGTTTTACACGAATTGTTTAGTTAG